One part of the Lytechinus pictus isolate F3 Inbred chromosome 3, Lp3.0, whole genome shotgun sequence genome encodes these proteins:
- the LOC129257525 gene encoding normal mucosa of esophagus-specific gene 1 protein-like, with amino-acid sequence MGHGIGGYGIIMRLKGMANYELMPVVVIVGAVCGMAGAFSTYSLFKKTDVALFKKSTPHPWVNVQETQKQKFLTYGLEYKAKPAIEQLQREVGSRK; translated from the exons ATGGGTCATGGTATCGGTGGTTACGGAATTATTATGAGGCTGAAAGGAATGGCAAACTACGAG TTGATGCCAGTTGTAGTCATTGTTGGTGCAGTCTGCGGGATGGCAGGGGCCTTCTCAACATATTCCTTATTCAAAAAGACCGATGTAGC GTTATTCAAGAAGTCAACCCCACATCCATGGGTTAACGTACAGGagacacaaaaacaaaag TTTCTGACCTATGGGCTTGAATACAAGGCAAAGCCAGCAATCGAACAACTACAGAGAGAAGTAGGAAGCCGAAAGTAA